The nucleotide window gtgaaaaatcttattcaagtcagtactaaataaaaaataacatgcgttttgtatgatccctcttattttggtaaaataattaaaattttgcagattctgttgTTTTACTCTTGTCACAGATCCAGACCTTTCATCTTAAACTAAAAAttcattataaaaatgtattattattaaaagttagTGAAACAAGAAGAAAGGAGTGTTGGGACATGTCTGAGATAAAATATGAGACGTTACAATCAAGCTGTAATTTTGTCCAAAAAACATGTCTTTCTATCTCTCCCTTAGACATTTGAAGCAGGAAGTGTATTGCTGTATCCAAACCCCCAGGCCAAACACATACTTTAACCTTAGCTTTGTCATATCCTGTTAGGAACCATTCCAACACACATACATACCTCTAGTCCCCCATTCTGCCATCCTCACACACTTCTGCTCCACTCACTCTAATGTTTCTCGTCTGCTTTCAACTCCCACctacttttttcttcttttttcctgTATGTATGCTAAAGGGCTGCACATTCACCTCATCTTTCGTCCCTCCCCTACTCTTCCTGTCCTCTGCTCTCTCTCCTCCTGCACTTCAAAAAAACATCTGGATCTCATTCTGTGGAAAACCAAAACAACATGAGAGAGCGACGAAGTGAGAGAGATAGAGAAAGGCGGGGAAACGAACAAAGGAAAAAATCTCTTGGCGAAAATCAAACAATATGAGAAAGATGAGTACATAAAATCTTACCTTGATTTGTGTCTCAGTGCCTGTGAGctagtattttctgaattacaCAGACCAGGAGACAGAGATGAATAGGTTTAGTAAAACTTAAATCTATAAAATATATGTAATCATTACTGTGGTTTTGAAGTATTCAGTGGTGTGAGAGAAATCTTAGGTTTCTGTTGTTTTTGTCAGCTTACATCTTTAACAAAACGTTCTCATAGTGCTGACAAAAATGGTTGAATCTGATCCAGGGTCCAGTAAAACAGCAGAGGAAAAAATCTGCAGTTCAGCAACTGGAGCCATAATTATGGAGAGAGGCTGCTGAAATCAGCAGGAAGACCTGTGTGTGTATATGTCTctggaagagagaaagagagagacagagaaagagagagagagagtcagacaGTGACAAACAGCCATGTGTGACTGTGCAAACGAAATTCCGAAATGAACGTTTAAGGCTACTGTTTAGAGAATGATTAACATAAAATGTCCCTGTATTTCGTGGCCATACTGATTGATTTTCAAGATTCAGAAGTTctctggtttaaaaaaaaagaaaaagaaacctgaaatggCATTTTGCGGCTAATATAAAACTGGGTCACTATAGCAACACCCTTAATTACTTTCTCAGGCAGGAGATGGTATGGCAATAGTCTCATCTCGATGCTAGTCTGTATCTTGGAATCCATTTTATGGCAGCAGAACTATGTCAAAGAAAAAACAGATGGCCACAGAAAGAcgataaaataaagtgaaaaatatAAACATGTGGAAGCTGACCAGGGAGAATATGTCAGTCTGCATTATGTGCAGAAAGAACTTTTTATCTCACGATGGGAGAGACAAGGTCAGAGACAAATGGCTGCCAGAATATCAACACGGATGGAGAAACACTGCAGCCTAGTGGAGTCAGAGAATGTCAACAcgcaatacactaccagtcaaatgtttttgaacagtaagatttatgtttttttaaagaagtctcctctgctcaccaagcctgcatttatttgatctgaagtacagcaaaacagtaatattttggaatattttttactatttaaatgaactgttttctatttgaatatattttacacaattactccagtcacatgatccttcagaatctgtcttctaatattctgatttgctgctcaaaaattatttattattgttgaaaacaatagagtagaattttttcaggtttctttgatgaagagaatgtccagaagaacagcatttatctcaaatagaaatcttttgtaacattataaatgtctttatcatcacttttgatcaatttaaagcatacttgataaataaaagtatgaattctTATGATttctactgactccaagcttgtaaaatgttacaaaagctttttatttcagataaatgttgacctttggatctttctattcatcacagaatcctgaaaaaatgtactcagctgttttaaaaattgataataataataaaaatgtttcttgaacagcaaatcagcgcatattagaatgatttctgaacaatcatgtgacactgaagactgaagtaatggatgctgaaaattaatatatacttccacaacaaaacaatagcagaaaatattaaaatattcataaaatatGCAGTTGTATACAATGTATATTTGTCTACAAAACTAGactcataataaataataataaaataaatttcagcTGTTTGTAGGTTTATGACCTGCAAGCTATCATAATTGTACCCTTTGAGCAAATTGTTCTTACTCAAACTTAATGTCTTCCTACAATCACCTTtacaataaaaacattgttttattttctatCCCTATAAAAGTAAATATGTATTGTTATAGTGTGTTGGTATGtttaacaataaaaacaaaaaaacatttgcaaactTTTTTTAGTTCCCAAGTAtctttattttttgttctttaatAATAAATTGCCTTTAGGTTTTAGCAATAAGGATTTCACATGTTCTTCTTTCTGTTTCTCCGCTTCCTTCTTCTCCTGCCATCGCTTCATTCCTTCATCCACCTCTGCACTGAGATACACTGCTCTTCTCTAAAAGTGGACACAAATGTAAACATTACAGGTTACAGGTTTTCTAAAGTTAAATATAAGcaggaaaagcaaaacaaatccAAAAGCACAGGCATCTTACAGCAAACTCTTCTCTTTGCTTTTGCCTGCGGATCTGTCCTTTCAGTGGAGGTGCAGGCCTTCCAtctgggaaaaaaacaaacaaacaaacaaaaaaatcacatAATTTATACAAATCCTTGTCAGTGCTTATATTTTTATTCACAGATTTACTGTTGCCAGTATGTTTGGACAAATACAGTACAACTGATCAGCACAATATGTCTGTATTTAACACCCCATTGTTGCCTTtggcttataaaataaaatataaaataaatttacctGCATATGACCAGTCAGGCAGATCTGTTAATGGTCCATACTCTGATCCACAACGCGCTAAACCGTTCCTGCAAACAAAAAGGGAGCATGACAATGGAGTATGTAAGGAACCAAAACACTGACTTCAAAATTAACTATTGCTAATAGAATGTAAAGTCTGCAAACAATCTtatttaatcagtttttttttttgagttggtattaattaattttagt belongs to Garra rufa chromosome 3, GarRuf1.0, whole genome shotgun sequence and includes:
- the mrpl52 gene encoding large ribosomal subunit protein mL52, whose protein sequence is MAASLRTFCTAVSRQSIRPFSSSCVTLAGKKWRLENGLARCGSEYGPLTDLPDWSYADGRPAPPLKGQIRRQKQREEFARRAVYLSAEVDEGMKRWQEKKEAEKQKEEHVKSLLLKPKGNLLLKNKK